In Parasphingorhabdus halotolerans, a single window of DNA contains:
- a CDS encoding queuosine precursor transporter encodes MTNEPTSISVPRGLFIISVLYGGMASLAGILGNKLVSLEPLPLAVEAGIFAFILLVVLSSATAEIYGRATANRLVLFGFIPIIVSMILIQLVLALPPASFWEEEKRDAFDIILNQSTRLMFAGILAYGASQLLNVFLITRLKGESGRFLWLRSMIAGVTSQALDTLIFITVAFYGVVPLMKIMPGQLLAKIVLSAAFVPPLVYAIVALIKRLDAEKPQ; translated from the coding sequence ATGACAAATGAACCCACTTCGATTTCCGTCCCGCGCGGGCTTTTCATAATCTCGGTGCTCTATGGCGGGATGGCTAGTCTCGCCGGAATTCTGGGCAACAAGCTGGTTTCGCTGGAACCGCTGCCATTGGCCGTTGAGGCCGGGATATTTGCGTTTATCCTGCTGGTTGTGTTGTCCAGTGCCACGGCTGAAATTTACGGTCGTGCAACGGCCAACCGGCTCGTTCTATTTGGTTTCATTCCCATCATCGTGTCGATGATATTGATCCAGCTAGTTCTGGCATTGCCGCCGGCATCCTTTTGGGAGGAAGAAAAACGGGACGCATTTGACATCATTCTCAATCAATCGACCCGGCTGATGTTTGCCGGAATATTGGCTTACGGCGCTTCGCAGCTACTCAACGTTTTTCTGATCACCAGATTAAAGGGTGAATCCGGTCGTTTCTTGTGGTTGAGAAGCATGATTGCGGGCGTAACCAGTCAGGCTCTTGATACGCTGATTTTTATAACTGTGGCATTTTATGGTGTGGTCCCGCTGATGAAAATCATGCCAGGACAGTTGCTGGCGAAAATAGTTTTGTCCGCAGCGTTCGTGCCGCCGCTGGTTTATGCTATTGTTGCCCTGATCAAGCGGTTAGACGCGGAAAAACCGCAATAA
- a CDS encoding TIGR00730 family Rossman fold protein, with translation MQNLAVYCGSATGTNPVFADTARKLGATMAERNINLVYGGGKLGLMGIIADAVLDGGGQVYGVIPDMLKDHEVAHTGVTELFIVRNMHERKAKMTELCDAFVALPGGIGTLDELFEAWTWNALGYHAKPFGLLNVANYWDSMVTFLDSVETNGFMSTARRKQLIVEDNIDGALESLKAACTDNEGKVTW, from the coding sequence ATGCAAAATCTTGCGGTCTATTGTGGATCAGCGACCGGAACCAATCCGGTCTTTGCTGACACTGCCAGAAAACTGGGCGCGACTATGGCAGAGCGGAACATCAATCTGGTCTATGGCGGCGGTAAACTAGGTCTAATGGGTATTATAGCAGACGCTGTTCTTGATGGCGGCGGCCAAGTTTATGGTGTTATTCCCGATATGCTCAAGGACCACGAAGTCGCACATACCGGCGTGACGGAGCTCTTCATTGTCCGCAACATGCACGAGCGTAAGGCCAAGATGACAGAGCTCTGTGACGCATTTGTCGCCCTGCCCGGCGGCATCGGAACACTGGACGAACTCTTTGAAGCGTGGACCTGGAATGCTTTGGGCTATCACGCAAAACCCTTTGGCTTGCTCAACGTTGCCAATTACTGGGATTCCATGGTGACGTTTCTGGATTCGGTCGAAACAAACGGCTTCATGTCCACCGCACGGCGCAAACAACTGATTGTCGAGGATAATATTGACGGCGCGCTGGAATCGTTGAAAGCAGCCTGCACGGATAACGAAGGAAAAGTGACATGGTAG
- a CDS encoding NupC/NupG family nucleoside CNT transporter: MTSILASIGGMLLILLLALALSTGRRNIRLRVVGAAFALQAGIAVLVLYVPAGKNVIAAMAGGVSNLLGYASAGTNFIFGPLASPDMGGTSFAIAALPVIIFFSALISILYYLNIMQFIIKWVGGGIQKITGISKVESLCAAANIFVGQSESPLVIRPYLATLTQSQLFTVMSVGMAGVAGTILAAYAAMGIRIDYLLAAAFMSAPGGIMMAKIIMPDNPEDKAPEELVIAVEYEDEKPANIIMAAAMGAQTGVKLAVAVGAMVLAFVALVALANGVLGGIGGWFGQPNLSFQQIIGYVFAPIMYLLGVPWNEALNAGGLFGTKVVLNEFVAFIELGKMQEGISPLTNAIVIFALCGFANFSSIAIQLAVTGGLAPNQRPVIAKLGLRALAAGSLANLMSAALAGILLSVA; this comes from the coding sequence ATGACTTCCATATTAGCCAGCATCGGCGGGATGCTGCTCATCCTGCTATTGGCTCTCGCTCTTTCGACCGGGCGCCGCAACATCCGGCTGCGCGTTGTTGGTGCTGCCTTCGCGTTGCAAGCCGGTATCGCAGTATTGGTGCTCTATGTGCCGGCTGGCAAGAACGTGATTGCGGCGATGGCTGGCGGTGTATCCAACCTGCTGGGCTATGCTTCTGCAGGCACGAATTTCATTTTCGGCCCGCTCGCCAGTCCTGACATGGGCGGGACCAGTTTTGCCATTGCGGCCTTGCCAGTGATCATCTTTTTCTCTGCGCTGATTTCGATCCTTTATTATCTGAACATCATGCAGTTCATCATCAAATGGGTCGGCGGCGGTATCCAGAAAATTACCGGTATTTCGAAAGTTGAATCGCTTTGCGCTGCGGCCAACATTTTCGTTGGCCAATCTGAGTCGCCGCTGGTCATCCGCCCGTATCTCGCTACTCTAACCCAATCACAGCTGTTCACCGTGATGAGCGTTGGGATGGCGGGCGTAGCCGGGACCATCCTCGCCGCTTACGCTGCAATGGGCATCCGCATTGATTATCTGCTGGCCGCCGCTTTCATGTCTGCCCCTGGCGGGATCATGATGGCCAAAATCATCATGCCCGACAATCCGGAAGACAAAGCACCGGAAGAGCTGGTCATTGCAGTGGAATATGAAGACGAGAAACCCGCCAACATCATCATGGCTGCCGCAATGGGCGCGCAAACCGGTGTAAAACTGGCAGTAGCGGTCGGTGCGATGGTACTGGCCTTCGTGGCGCTGGTCGCTCTGGCCAATGGCGTGCTTGGCGGAATCGGCGGATGGTTCGGACAACCGAACCTTAGTTTCCAGCAGATCATCGGCTATGTCTTTGCTCCGATCATGTATTTGCTGGGCGTCCCCTGGAACGAGGCACTCAATGCTGGCGGACTGTTTGGCACTAAAGTCGTACTCAACGAATTTGTAGCGTTTATCGAACTGGGTAAAATGCAGGAAGGCATTTCCCCGCTCACCAATGCTATTGTGATATTCGCGCTGTGCGGTTTTGCTAATTTTAGTAGTATCGCAATACAACTGGCGGTCACTGGCGGACTCGCGCCGAACCAGCGTCCGGTTATTGCCAAGCTTGGTTTGCGCGCTTTGGCGGCGGGTTCGCTCGCCAATCTTATGAGTGCGGCGCTTGCGGGCATATTGCTGTCGGTCGCGTGA
- a CDS encoding isopenicillin N synthase family dioxygenase, which translates to MNDTLSSVSLAKADVNPEIFAEEIGRSFEDWGFAIVSDHGISDELIGRAEQMSRAFFALSEETKRAYHIAGDGGARGYTPFGTEVAKDATLHDLKEFWHIGRELPAGHAFESFMSPNIWPAELPEFREVYTEMFAAFDKAGGRILEAIARYLKLSPDFFEETVQDGNSVMRLIHYPPVPEDSPAVRAAAHEDINTITLLIGAEEAGLELLDKQGNWRSVSPKSGELAVNIGDMLQRLTNNRLPSTTHRVVNPAPERRGHSRYSMPFFLHFRPDYLIETLPDCVDNSHPNLYPEPITAHDYLLERLREIGLA; encoded by the coding sequence ATGAACGACACGCTTTCATCCGTTTCTCTGGCCAAAGCGGATGTTAATCCCGAGATATTCGCCGAGGAGATTGGCCGGTCTTTCGAGGACTGGGGCTTTGCTATTGTTTCGGATCATGGCATTTCTGACGAGTTGATTGGCCGGGCCGAGCAAATGTCGCGTGCTTTCTTTGCGCTGTCTGAAGAAACCAAGCGCGCTTATCACATAGCGGGCGACGGTGGAGCACGCGGTTACACACCTTTTGGCACGGAAGTCGCCAAGGACGCCACGCTGCATGATCTCAAGGAGTTCTGGCATATTGGTCGGGAACTGCCGGCGGGACACGCGTTTGAGAGTTTCATGTCTCCCAACATCTGGCCCGCTGAACTACCCGAATTTCGCGAAGTCTACACCGAAATGTTTGCCGCGTTCGACAAGGCAGGTGGACGTATATTGGAAGCGATCGCACGTTATCTGAAATTATCACCCGATTTTTTCGAAGAAACAGTGCAAGATGGCAATTCGGTGATGCGGCTGATCCATTACCCGCCTGTGCCGGAAGATTCCCCCGCCGTCCGCGCCGCCGCGCATGAAGATATTAACACCATCACCTTGCTGATTGGCGCAGAAGAAGCAGGCCTTGAACTGCTGGACAAACAAGGTAATTGGCGTTCTGTTTCCCCAAAATCGGGCGAGCTTGCGGTTAATATCGGTGATATGTTGCAGCGACTGACCAACAATCGCCTTCCCTCCACAACCCATCGCGTCGTCAATCCGGCTCCGGAACGGCGGGGTCATTCGCGCTATTCCATGCCTTTTTTCCTACACTTCCGGCCAGACTATCTCATCGAAACGTTGCCGGACTGCGTGGATAATAGCCATCCCAATCTCTATCCCGAACCGATCACCGCGCATGACTATCTGCTCGAGCGCCTGCGCGAAATCGGGCTTGCATGA
- the udk gene encoding uridine kinase, translating into MKLRAKPPIAIGISGGSCSGKSTLAANFLEALGPAKSVLLPQDDYFFGLGDAPAGKGGPNFDHPDAVDFDNMCAQLTMLKQGKAINRPLYDFPTHLPKADTEYTEPRAVIIVDGILILHHAPMRQLFDLSVFVECDEQTRFARRLSRDVKERGRTAESVRQVFTDQVAPMHDRYVEPSQTHADIVVNSSQSKAQMADQFVQILHLIKEKIQ; encoded by the coding sequence ATGAAACTGAGGGCAAAGCCGCCCATTGCAATAGGCATTAGCGGCGGCAGTTGTTCCGGTAAATCGACCCTCGCTGCCAACTTCCTGGAAGCGCTTGGGCCTGCAAAAAGCGTACTTCTGCCGCAGGATGATTATTTCTTCGGCCTAGGCGACGCGCCGGCAGGCAAAGGCGGACCCAATTTTGATCATCCCGATGCCGTGGATTTCGACAATATGTGCGCTCAGCTTACAATGCTCAAACAGGGCAAGGCCATCAACCGCCCACTTTATGACTTCCCAACCCATCTACCCAAAGCCGATACAGAATATACCGAACCGCGTGCCGTGATCATCGTCGATGGTATATTGATACTGCATCATGCACCGATGCGGCAGTTGTTTGACTTGTCAGTTTTTGTGGAATGTGACGAACAAACGCGCTTCGCAAGACGGCTCTCGCGCGACGTAAAAGAGCGCGGACGCACGGCCGAATCAGTGCGCCAGGTTTTCACAGATCAGGTAGCGCCAATGCACGATAGATATGTTGAACCGTCCCAGACCCATGCAGACATCGTTGTAAATTCGTCACAGTCAAAAGCGCAAATGGCGGATCAATTTGTGCAGATATTGCATTTGATCAAAGAAAAAATTCAGTAA
- a CDS encoding TonB-dependent receptor, translating into MKIKYLLAASVVSLSAVGMIATPAAAQQITSGIEGTVRDDNGNALAGATVVVTDTRTGAQRSITTGSSGQFRAESLTTGGPYSVTATASGFEGQTLENVTINLQGNTQLGFTLSSGSMENVIVVTGERVAISQLAIGPGQSFGEATLEAFPSITRDIRDFIRIDPRVSLDRAGSNDRVSCLGGNDRSNSFSVDGIIQSDVYGLNGTPFASRNSLPLPFDVIAETSVEFAPYDVQYSAFTGCAINVVTKAGQNDFHGSAFFTYSDRGLQGDNFDGQQLQFDPFNEKRYGATLSGPIIPDHLFFSFGYEEAKLGSNQVVGPIGSGFGTELAFVTEAQFNNISDIVRQNFGIESGGITRSLPESNRRFFGRLDWVINDQHRLEATYQRLDEASVNSDDVSTSNRTYSGNNTFYTSGTKSNYYSARLYSNWTDRLSTEIRASRAEVQDLQDPIGGGEAQNANPIPRIVVGVTNPDNGQSGSLVFGPGFSRTANDLKTEINQYKFKADLEAGNHNLTLGAELNDTKVFNLFVQNANGTYTFANAADLQAGRLACGTNTFPTANQIVGANNPALCVLGNRDPNSVSAGFYGNYSFSGDVNDAAANWRRGLFSVYAQDEWKATDQLTLVIGARVDWLDGDAPAPNPNFLTRYGFTNANAFSKVDPVLMPRFAATYDLFNSGFLSDTQVRAGVGLFTGGDPSVWLSNAFQNNGFGVGQGQTGVSGCVPPGTQLAVPTNGSVPTPPTCAVNSGINFAARGLGDAQSTSPEFKTPTVLRANFGLSTTLGTSGGFFSDWKFNFDYIFSRFRNPADFADLSQVIDVTQGLNGFTVDGRPIYRAIDPNNTGCNASLTYPGGVPPVYTGVNAPCFATSRDDEIQLTNGADFNSHVASVRLAKRWNSGVITDNGSVSFNLGYAWTKADNNRYNASSTATSSYDIVASFDRQNNAVATSEYESRHNITWAMNFREEFFSDFATQLGFVFVARSGRPYSVTFDNGAVFNDSASGNDNALLYVPTGPTDPNVVYVNNVVNGAVVQTAAQAQAGLDAYINGDKCLSRNRGMSIARNSCRNDWFFDLDMRISQDLPGPGRLFGVEDKIQLFADFNNLLNLIDSGANLFRSRNYTTPLITGGVDNQGRYVLKGFSPDDTNFQNFSASLWRIQLGVRYEF; encoded by the coding sequence ATGAAAATCAAGTATTTATTAGCAGCCAGCGTGGTTAGTCTTTCCGCTGTGGGCATGATAGCAACGCCGGCTGCTGCGCAGCAGATTACCTCTGGAATTGAGGGCACTGTCCGGGATGATAACGGCAATGCTCTTGCAGGCGCAACAGTTGTTGTGACCGACACGCGGACGGGTGCGCAACGCTCCATCACGACCGGTTCTTCCGGCCAGTTCCGTGCGGAAAGCCTAACCACCGGCGGGCCATATTCCGTAACCGCGACCGCTTCCGGATTTGAAGGACAAACGCTTGAAAATGTCACGATCAATCTTCAGGGCAACACCCAGCTTGGTTTCACGCTCTCGAGCGGATCGATGGAAAACGTTATCGTTGTCACCGGCGAACGCGTTGCCATCAGCCAGTTGGCTATCGGCCCCGGACAGTCTTTCGGCGAGGCAACGCTGGAAGCTTTCCCATCGATCACTCGTGACATTCGAGATTTTATCAGGATCGACCCGCGTGTCAGCCTTGACCGTGCTGGTTCAAACGACCGTGTCAGCTGTCTTGGCGGCAATGACCGTTCAAACTCCTTTTCAGTTGATGGTATCATCCAGTCCGATGTTTACGGTCTCAACGGAACGCCGTTTGCTTCCCGTAATTCACTGCCGCTGCCATTTGATGTGATCGCAGAAACGTCGGTCGAATTTGCGCCTTATGATGTACAGTATAGCGCGTTTACTGGCTGTGCCATCAACGTGGTGACCAAAGCGGGCCAGAACGATTTTCACGGCAGCGCCTTTTTCACCTATTCTGACCGCGGATTGCAGGGCGACAATTTTGATGGCCAGCAGCTCCAGTTCGATCCGTTCAACGAGAAGCGTTACGGCGCCACCCTTTCGGGACCGATTATTCCTGATCACCTTTTCTTCTCCTTCGGTTATGAAGAAGCGAAGCTCGGTTCAAACCAGGTTGTCGGGCCCATTGGTTCAGGCTTTGGCACCGAACTCGCATTCGTTACCGAAGCGCAGTTTAACAATATTTCCGATATTGTCCGTCAGAATTTCGGCATTGAATCTGGCGGCATAACGCGCAGCCTGCCAGAATCCAACCGCCGATTCTTTGGGCGTCTTGACTGGGTGATCAACGATCAGCACCGGTTGGAAGCAACCTACCAGCGTCTCGACGAAGCAAGTGTCAATTCTGATGATGTGAGTACATCAAATCGCACTTACTCTGGAAACAACACGTTCTACACTTCCGGCACGAAGTCGAACTACTATTCTGCACGTCTTTACTCGAACTGGACCGACCGGCTTTCTACTGAAATCCGCGCATCGCGCGCGGAAGTCCAAGACCTTCAGGATCCTATCGGCGGCGGTGAAGCCCAAAACGCTAATCCGATCCCTCGTATCGTTGTCGGCGTGACCAATCCCGACAATGGCCAGTCCGGTTCACTGGTGTTCGGACCGGGATTTTCACGGACGGCAAATGATCTAAAAACCGAAATCAACCAGTATAAGTTCAAGGCAGATCTGGAAGCGGGTAATCACAATCTGACGCTCGGCGCAGAACTGAACGACACCAAAGTGTTCAATCTTTTCGTTCAGAATGCCAACGGAACCTATACATTTGCAAATGCAGCCGATCTTCAGGCTGGCCGTCTGGCTTGCGGTACCAATACGTTCCCAACGGCAAACCAGATTGTTGGCGCAAACAACCCGGCCCTTTGTGTGCTTGGCAACCGTGATCCCAACTCTGTGTCAGCAGGTTTCTATGGCAATTATTCATTTTCGGGTGATGTCAATGATGCAGCGGCAAATTGGCGTCGCGGACTTTTCTCCGTCTATGCACAGGATGAATGGAAAGCGACGGATCAACTGACATTGGTAATTGGCGCGCGTGTTGACTGGCTTGACGGCGATGCACCAGCACCGAACCCGAACTTCCTGACCCGCTATGGTTTTACTAACGCCAATGCATTCAGCAAGGTTGATCCGGTGCTCATGCCGCGCTTTGCCGCGACCTATGACTTGTTCAATTCAGGCTTCTTGAGCGATACCCAGGTTCGCGCCGGTGTCGGACTCTTTACCGGGGGTGATCCGAGTGTATGGCTCTCCAACGCCTTCCAGAATAACGGCTTTGGCGTTGGTCAGGGTCAAACCGGTGTATCAGGTTGCGTTCCGCCAGGTACTCAGCTAGCCGTCCCGACCAACGGTTCCGTGCCTACTCCGCCCACTTGCGCAGTCAATTCCGGAATTAACTTTGCAGCCCGCGGACTGGGTGATGCACAGTCCACCAGCCCCGAGTTCAAGACTCCAACCGTCCTTCGTGCTAACTTTGGATTGTCTACGACCTTGGGAACGAGTGGCGGTTTTTTCAGCGACTGGAAATTCAACTTCGACTATATTTTCAGCCGCTTCCGCAACCCCGCCGATTTCGCTGATCTTTCGCAGGTGATCGACGTGACCCAGGGCCTCAACGGATTTACCGTTGACGGACGTCCTATCTATCGCGCGATTGATCCGAACAATACCGGTTGTAACGCGTCGCTCACATATCCCGGCGGTGTTCCTCCGGTCTATACCGGGGTCAATGCTCCGTGTTTTGCGACAAGTCGCGATGATGAAATCCAGCTGACAAACGGGGCGGATTTCAACAGCCACGTAGCATCGGTTCGTTTGGCCAAACGTTGGAATAGTGGCGTCATCACTGACAATGGCAGTGTAAGCTTTAATCTCGGCTATGCATGGACCAAAGCTGACAATAACCGGTACAACGCGAGCTCCACGGCAACGTCGAGCTATGATATCGTCGCATCTTTTGATCGCCAGAATAACGCTGTTGCTACTTCGGAATATGAATCGCGCCACAATATTACCTGGGCGATGAATTTCCGCGAAGAGTTTTTCAGTGATTTTGCAACCCAGCTGGGCTTTGTGTTTGTCGCCCGTTCCGGTCGGCCTTACAGCGTGACCTTTGACAACGGGGCGGTATTCAATGACTCTGCGTCTGGCAACGACAATGCTTTGCTTTATGTTCCAACAGGGCCGACTGATCCGAACGTTGTTTACGTCAATAACGTCGTCAATGGCGCTGTCGTTCAAACCGCTGCCCAAGCGCAAGCGGGTCTTGATGCCTATATCAACGGCGACAAATGTCTGTCGAGAAATCGCGGAATGTCGATCGCGCGCAACTCCTGCCGCAACGATTGGTTCTTCGATCTTGATATGCGTATTTCGCAGGATCTTCCAGGACCCGGACGTTTGTTTGGTGTCGAAGATAAAATCCAGCTATTTGCTGACTTTAATAATCTCCTGAATTTGATCGATAGCGGCGCGAACCTTTTCCGTTCACGCAACTATACGACCCCGTTAATCACAGGCGGTGTTGATAATCAGGGCCGTTATGTGCTGAAGGGCTTCTCTCCTGACGATACGAACTTCCAGAATTTCTCCGCATCCTTGTGGCGGATACAGCTTGGTGTTCGTTACGAATTCTAG
- a CDS encoding ABC-type transport auxiliary lipoprotein family protein — protein sequence MRFHKRLRPLAMATGLALLAGCVSFGGAEPPPFLLSLTPDATVNAGASLSGPKSGSLVVRLPVTPQKLNNLRVPVQTSSTAIAYLKEATWVDKPARLFQDLLSETIAAKNNRLVLTAPQAGGTAETYLAGELVNFGLDGPSLKVTVTYDAVKIREGQPVEKRRFEASETVFAAEAGPVGEALNTAANKVVSEVAQWVG from the coding sequence ATGAGATTTCATAAGAGATTGCGACCTTTGGCAATGGCAACAGGATTGGCATTGCTGGCTGGTTGTGTCAGCTTTGGCGGCGCAGAGCCACCGCCATTTTTGCTGTCATTGACGCCGGATGCAACGGTCAATGCAGGGGCATCGCTAAGCGGCCCGAAATCCGGATCTCTGGTGGTTCGCCTGCCAGTCACGCCGCAAAAGCTGAACAATTTGCGCGTACCGGTGCAAACCAGCAGCACGGCCATTGCCTATTTGAAAGAAGCGACATGGGTGGATAAACCGGCCCGGCTCTTTCAGGATTTGCTCAGCGAAACAATCGCGGCAAAAAACAATCGACTGGTGCTGACTGCGCCACAAGCTGGCGGCACTGCCGAAACATATCTGGCAGGCGAGCTGGTTAATTTTGGTCTCGATGGGCCGAGCCTGAAGGTGACGGTCACTTATGATGCGGTGAAAATCCGTGAGGGGCAGCCGGTTGAAAAACGCCGATTTGAGGCAAGTGAAACGGTATTCGCAGCCGAAGCAGGCCCTGTTGGAGAGGCGCTGAATACAGCGGCTAACAAAGTGGTCAGCGAAGTCGCCCAATGGGTCGGCTGA
- a CDS encoding MlaD family protein — METRSNHILVGVITLALLALVAAFLVWIVRFGDGEQKEYDIFFAQSVGGLAKGTGVTFAGVPSGQVLAVELWKKDPDFVRVRIAVSEETPILQGTTATVQSVSFTAPPNIQLDGAKKGAPPITELGPEGVPVIPTKPGALGELLNSAPLVVERLATLTDRLTLLLSDKNQESIEGILNNTKQLTGSLADQAPGIEAVMAESRIAIRNAAQTAEKLSAVADSANSFLNANGEPLAKDLSKTLKAAEKSMAALDAVLQETRPGLKQLGTKTLPEVDQLVEDMQALTRSMTSVSERIDQGGAGSLISAPALPDYEPGK; from the coding sequence ATGGAAACACGTTCCAATCATATTCTCGTGGGTGTTATCACCCTTGCGCTTTTGGCCCTGGTTGCCGCCTTTCTGGTATGGATTGTCCGGTTTGGCGACGGTGAGCAAAAGGAATATGATATCTTTTTTGCCCAATCTGTAGGCGGATTGGCAAAGGGAACCGGCGTCACATTTGCCGGCGTTCCGTCAGGTCAAGTGCTCGCGGTTGAACTTTGGAAGAAGGATCCCGATTTCGTGCGCGTCCGCATTGCCGTGAGTGAAGAGACGCCAATTTTGCAAGGCACAACGGCTACCGTCCAAAGCGTTAGCTTTACGGCACCGCCTAATATTCAGCTTGACGGTGCCAAAAAAGGCGCGCCGCCGATAACCGAGCTTGGTCCGGAAGGTGTGCCGGTTATCCCCACCAAGCCGGGAGCATTGGGTGAATTGCTCAACAGCGCACCTTTGGTGGTAGAGCGTCTTGCGACATTGACAGACCGGTTGACGTTGCTTTTGTCGGATAAAAACCAGGAGTCGATAGAAGGCATTTTGAATAATACCAAGCAGCTCACCGGGAGCTTGGCCGATCAGGCACCCGGAATAGAAGCGGTGATGGCAGAATCCCGGATCGCTATTCGCAATGCAGCACAGACAGCGGAGAAATTGTCCGCCGTTGCAGATAGTGCCAACAGCTTTTTGAACGCCAATGGCGAGCCACTGGCAAAAGACCTGAGCAAGACTTTGAAAGCGGCAGAAAAGAGCATGGCCGCGCTGGATGCTGTTTTACAGGAAACACGTCCGGGGCTGAAACAATTGGGAACCAAAACGCTGCCGGAAGTCGATCAGCTCGTAGAAGACATGCAGGCTTTGACGCGATCGATGACTTCGGTCAGCGAGCGGATAGACCAGGGCGGGGCCGGTTCGCTGATATCAGCGCCGGCACTTCCAGATTATGAACCGGGCAAATAA
- a CDS encoding ABC transporter ATP-binding protein produces the protein MLEELLTEEEIVVDRSFEGPIISVKDLRNSFGDQVVHEHLDLDVKRGEIIGVVGGSGTGKSVLMRSIIGLQTPDEGSIEVFGESLLGKSEAQTIDVRKRWGVLFQGGALFSTLTVAENVMVPIREFYPQMDREFRREVAKYKVCLSGLPAEASPKYPSELSGGMKKRAGIARALALDPELLFLDEPTAGLDPIGAAAFDNLTRELQQTLGLTVFLITHDLDTLHAICDRVAVLADKQVIAVGTIEELLAMDHPWIQEYFNGPRGRMAAPQPKM, from the coding sequence ATGCTGGAAGAACTACTTACTGAAGAGGAGATTGTCGTTGACCGCAGTTTCGAGGGCCCGATCATATCGGTCAAGGACCTGCGCAACAGTTTCGGCGACCAAGTGGTCCACGAGCATCTTGATCTTGATGTAAAGCGTGGCGAGATTATCGGCGTCGTGGGTGGATCAGGCACTGGCAAATCGGTCCTCATGCGTTCAATTATAGGGCTTCAAACTCCTGACGAGGGTTCGATCGAAGTTTTCGGCGAATCCCTGCTTGGTAAATCAGAAGCGCAAACCATTGATGTGCGCAAGCGTTGGGGTGTGCTTTTTCAGGGTGGTGCGTTATTTTCCACCCTGACGGTTGCGGAAAATGTGATGGTTCCGATCCGGGAGTTTTATCCGCAAATGGACCGCGAATTCCGCCGCGAGGTTGCAAAATACAAGGTTTGCCTCTCTGGCTTGCCTGCTGAAGCGTCACCAAAATACCCGTCAGAGCTCTCGGGCGGCATGAAGAAACGCGCGGGCATTGCGCGAGCACTGGCGCTTGACCCCGAATTGCTCTTTCTCGATGAGCCGACCGCCGGACTCGATCCAATTGGCGCGGCAGCATTCGACAATCTCACACGCGAACTGCAGCAGACGCTCGGCCTGACGGTCTTTTTGATCACCCATGATCTTGATACGTTGCACGCGATCTGTGACCGCGTCGCCGTTCTGGCGGACAAGCAGGTGATTGCAGTGGGAACGATTGAGGAGCTTCTCGCGATGGATCATCCATGGATTCAGGAATATTTTAATGGCCCACGCGGCCGGATGGCTGCGCCGCAGCCAAAGATGTGA